In Streptomyces nojiriensis, the sequence GGAGCTCGGTGACGGTGGCGGGGATAGCGGCGACCTCCCAGTGTCAGAACCCGGACTCGGTGGGGGCGTCGGGTCGTGGACGGTGACGGCATAGCTCTGGGTGCCGGTGCTGGTGACAGTGAGCGAGGCCCGCTTGGGAAAGACGGGCGAAGGAGTCGTTGGCAGGCACGGCTGTCGTTCCTTTCCGGACGAGGACGTCCTCATCAGCTCCTGAATCGACAGTAACATGGATAATCGATTATCTAGTGGATCGTCTAGGATGGGCTCATGACTCAGACGGCGCACTCCTCCAGCCCGCCGGGGAAGCAGATGCTTTCCGAGCAGGTCTACGCACACCTGCGAGACGCGATCATGCGCGGGGACCACTCCCCCGGCGCCCCCCTCAAACCGCAGGATCTCGCCAAGGAGCAGGGCGTGAGCTTGGCCGTGGTGCGCGAGGCGCTCGTGCGGGTGGTCGGCGAGGGGCTCGCCGACCGGCTGCCCAACCGCGGTTTCGCGGTCCCGTCCTTCTCCGACCGCCGCTGGCAAGAGATCGCGGAAGCCCGCCGGACCGTCGAACCGGTCGTACTGCGCATGTCCATCGAACGCGGCGACGTCGACTGGGAGGCCCGCGTGCGGGCCGCCCACCATCGCCTGGTGCGCACTCCGGCGTACGTGCCGCAGGAGAGCGAGTACTACACAAGCGCGTGGGCCGAGGCTCACAAGGCCTTCCACCGCACCTTGCTGGAGGGGTGTGACAACAGCGCACTGCTGGAGACCTTCGACCGTTTGTGGACCGCGAGTGAGCTGGCCCGCCGTTGGTCGGCTCACCGCAACCCCGACCGGGACGGCGCCGAGGAACATCGCAGGCTGGAGGAGGCGGCGCTGGCCCGCGACGCCGACACCGCAGCCGCGCTCCTGGTCCAGCACCTCACCTTGACCGCGGCGGCTCTGACCGACGATTCAGGCCTCTGAGGAGGATCGGGTCCTCCAGGCGCCGTAGCTCGGGGATGAACCGGGAC encodes:
- a CDS encoding GntR family transcriptional regulator; translated protein: MTQTAHSSSPPGKQMLSEQVYAHLRDAIMRGDHSPGAPLKPQDLAKEQGVSLAVVREALVRVVGEGLADRLPNRGFAVPSFSDRRWQEIAEARRTVEPVVLRMSIERGDVDWEARVRAAHHRLVRTPAYVPQESEYYTSAWAEAHKAFHRTLLEGCDNSALLETFDRLWTASELARRWSAHRNPDRDGAEEHRRLEEAALARDADTAAALLVQHLTLTAAALTDDSGL